The genomic segment CTTTTTTTTGTATAAACTGCACCGGTTCCCATTCTAATTCTTTTGCCAATATTGATAATTCTCGAGTATTGGTTTTGGACAAGCACCAAAGGAGCCATGATTGAGAAAGGTGATTTCTGGGATTGAGAAGAAATTGCGATTTTAGGTTCATTTCTAATTGGTGCTAATTGGAATGGGTAAGTAATATTTTACACGCACAACTTTGCCCTCTTTTCGTCCTGGAATCCATTTGGGTGAAAGCTGCATCACGCGTTCGGCTTCTGCTCCAGTGCCGAAACCGATATCTCTTGTCGTGTAGATGTCGGTGAGCGTTCCATCTATTTCAACGATGAAGGATACGAATACTTTGCCGATGAGTTCGGGAACCTCTGGCTTTTTGAAGTTTTGTTTGATAAAGTCGTAAAGCGCATCGTCCCCTGCATAAAACATGGGCGGGATATCGGCGTCTTTCATTTCGACGATAGGTTCATCACTTACCGTTGGCTCTTGCGCAAGAAGTAATTGCAATGAAAAACAAACAAATAATATTGAGAGTGAAATTTTCATAGCGACTGAATTTAAACTATTTACTTTAAAACCATGGGGAACTTGATGTCAATACTAATTGGTTTTCCGCCTCTTTTTGCTGGAATCCATTTTGGACATTTGTTGAGCACTCTGATAAATTCGACACCAGAATCAACATCGATCATTTCGACCAGTTTGATGTTTTTGAGAGATCCATCAGTATCAATGGTAAACGAGGCGATCATTCGACCTGTTTTTTTTACTTTAGAATATTTGAATTGCTCGTGCACAAAATCACTAAATTTTCGATTCCACCACTGCTGAATTGTGCTTCTACACGATCTC from the Bacteroidota bacterium genome contains:
- a CDS encoding energy transducer TonB is translated as MKISLSILFVCFSLQLLLAQEPTVSDEPIVEMKDADIPPMFYAGDDALYDFIKQNFKKPEVPELIGKVFVSFIVEIDGTLTDIYTTRDIGFGTGAEAERVMQLSPKWIPGRKEGKVVRVKYYLPIPISTN
- a CDS encoding energy transducer TonB, giving the protein MHEQFKYSKVKKTGRMIASFTIDTDGSLKNIKLVEMIDVDSGVEFIRVLNKCPKWIPAKRGGKPISIDIKFPMVLK